One Labeo rohita strain BAU-BD-2019 unplaced genomic scaffold, IGBB_LRoh.1.0 scaffold_826, whole genome shotgun sequence genomic window carries:
- the LOC127162059 gene encoding NACHT, LRR and PYD domains-containing protein 3-like: MSEERGKDSPAEMSLSEKQSVRSGTRVSSCVSVKSDHSKGGEPPEFSEKKTSSTKSVRSGTHVFSSVSVKSDHSKGGEPPEFSEKKTSTKSVRSGTHVSSCVSVKSDHSKGGEPPEFSEKKTSSTKRLQYETLDLDVQADRSHMNSKDNLLWIFKDLESKIITFLKKELERFKKILQKEDLQYFVKDFNENRCSIKEAALNLTLYFLREMKQDEAANTLEDELIFVHQLKCSLKKKYQRVFEGIAKQGDSTLLNNIYTDLYITQGCSEQVNTEHEVRQIEVTSRHSESQDEQIECTNMFEAPEKDKQIRTVLTKGVAGIGKSVSVQKFVLDWAEGKENQDIHFIFPLPFREMNLKEKEKQSLLDLITQFFPEIKGLNIARRDQKVLFILDGLDEFRLPLKFDVNETWSDVSSPASLDVLLTNLIKGNLLPSALIWITTRPAAASKIPPDCIDRLTEVRGFNDAQKEEYFKKRFEDQNQAKEIIDHVKQSKSLFIMCHIPVVCWISATVLRNILVEKRNNDLKNNQADDAPKTLQELTTEDTPKSLTQMYTHFLRFQIQQSRRKYDGEYTPDVSWDKDAILSLGKLAFQQLERNNLIFYDKDLEACGIDVYKASVYSGMCTQIFKEETGIILGTMYCFVHLSIQEFIAALYAHLLLDINKKSVFLHDPTVSDFLKTAVDNALKNVNGHLDPFLHFLFVLLLQPKSKKNMTDLLKTAVDKALESDNGHLDLFLRFLLGLSLQSNRRLLRGLLTQQDSNDQSKTEIVQYIKQKLEANLSTERSINLFYCLNELNDQTLVKEIQTHLSKGNLSSSDLSPAQWSALTFVLLTSEEELEEFELQKFKKSDECLIRLLSVIKTSKRAMLNDCDLTERSCSALATVLGSDTNLKELNMNNNNLQNSGVKLLCTALENVKCELEILRLSDCSITEEGYKALATALKSNPSHLIELDLTGNDPGQSGVKELNDLLQDPNCQLKTLRFLGPAADEACQFVTKVVGKNPLLLKELNLSEHELGDTQVNQIAALLQDKHCQLNTLMLRDCGLTEESCVVLATVLISNPILKELDMSNNNIQNSGVKKLQNGLESANCKLEKLRLSNCSITEEGYKALASALRSNPSHLIELDLTGNDPGQSGVKELNDLLQDPNCQLKTLRFLSPAADEACQYVTEVVGKNLLLLRELNLGECELGHSGFKKLAAVLQDKHCKLNTLILNNRNITAEDCCVLTEALNSNPSNLIELDLSGNKLGDSGNEKICHLLENTHCKLEKLNLSDCSITEEGYKALASALRSNPSHLIELDLTGNDPGQTGVKELSDLLQDESCKLTTIRFLKSLAAEEACDYLTKVLGTSPLILTELDLSEDKLGDLDGEKLSALLMDSHSIVEKMKLNNCELTGKSCSVLATVLSSKTILKEMNLNNSRLLDSGVKEICEGLKNPVCELEKL, from the exons ATGTCAGAGGAGCGAGGAAAGGACTCTCCAGCTGAGATGAGTCTCTCTGAGAAACAAAG TGTAAGATCAGGAACACGTGTgtccagctgtgtgtctgtgaagagtgacCATTCAAAAGGTGGTGAGCCACCGGAAttcagtgagaaaaaaacatcatctaCCAAAAG TGTAAGATCAGGAACACATGTGTtcagctctgtgtctgtgaagagtgacCATTCAAAAGGTGGTGAGCCACCGGAAttcagtgagaaaaaaacatctacCAAAAG TGTAAGATCAGGAACACATGTgtccagctgtgtgtctgtgaagagtgacCATTCAAAAGGTGGTGAGCCACCGGAAttcagtgagaaaaaaacatcatctaCCAAAAG GCTTCAGTATGAGACATTAGATTTAGATGTCCAGGCTGACAGGAGCCACATGAATTCCAAAGACAATCTCCTGTGGATCTTCAAG gatcttgaaagcaaaataatcacatttctgAAGAAGGAACTGGAAAGgtttaagaaaatattacaaaaagaagACTTACAATACTTTGTGAAGGACTTTAATGAAAATAGATGCAGTATTAAAGAAGCAGCTCTTAATCTCACACTCTACTTCCTGAGAGAGATGAAGCAAGATGAAGCTGCTAATACTCTAGAAG ATGAGCTGATCTTTGTTCATCAGCTAAAATGTAGCCTAAAGAAAAAGTATCAACGTGTGTTTGAAGGAATTGCAAAGCAAGGTGACTCCACACTTCTGAATAACATCTACACAGATCTCTATATCACTCAGGGTTGTAGTGAACAGGTCAATACTGAACATGAGGTAAGACAGATTGAAGTTACTTCCAGACATTCTGAATCACAAGATGAACAAATTGAGTGCACAAACATGTTTGAAGCACCTGAAAAAGACAAGCAGATCAGAACTGTACTGACAAAAGGAGTTGCAGGCATCGGAAAATCAGTCTCTGTGCAAAAGTTTGTTTTAGATTGggctgaaggaaaagaaaatcaagatATCCACTTCATATTTCCTCTTCCTTTCCGGGAGATGAACttaaaggaaaaagaaaaacaaagtttgTTGGACCTTATAACTCAGTTTTTCCCAGAGATAAAAGGACTGAACATTGCAAGAAGGGACCAGAAAGTCCTGTTCATTCTTGATGGATTGGATGAATTTCGTCTTCCTCTGAAGTTTGATGTTAATGAGACATGGTCTGATGTATCATCACCAGCCTCTCTGGATGTTCTCCTGACAAACCTCATCAAGGGAAATCTGCTTccttctgctctcatctggatcaccaccAGACCAGCAGCTGCCAGTAAGATTCCTCCTGACTGTATCGACCGGCTGACAGAGGTACGAGGTTTCAATGATGcacagaaggaggaatattttaaaaaaagatttgaagaTCAGAATCAGGCCAAAGAAATCATTGATCATGTTAAACAATCAAAGAGTCTCTTTATCATGTGCCACATTCCAGTTGTCTGCTGGATTTCAGCTACTGTTCTCCGGaatattttggtggaaaaaagaaataatgatcTGAAAAACAACCAGGCTGATGACGCCCCGAAAACACTGCAGGAATTGACTACTGAAGACACTCCCAAGAGTCTTAcgcaaatgtacacacactttcTCCGCTTTCAGATCCAGCAGAGCAGACGAAAATATGATGGAGAATATACACCAGATGTTTCTTGGGATAAAGATGCCATCCTTTCACTGGGGAAACTGGCATTTCAACAGCTGGAAAGAAACAACCTGATCTTCTATGACAAAGATCTGGAAGCCTGTGGTATTGACGTCTATAAGGCATCAGTGTATTCAGGCATGTGTACCCAGATCTTTAAGGAGGAAACAGGGATCATTCTTGGTACCATGTACTGCTTTGTTCACTTGAGTATTCAAGAGTTTATTGCAGCCCTTTATGCACATCTCCTTCTAGACATCAACAAGAAAAGTGTGTTTCTTCATGACCCAACTGTGTCTGATTTTCTCAAGACTGCAGTGGACAATGCACTTAAGAATGTCAATGGACACCTGGACCCTTTCCTTCACTTCCTTTTTGTTCTGTTACTCCAGCCCAAatccaaaaaaaacatgactgatTTGCTCAAGACTGCAGTGGATAAGGCACTCGAAAGTGACAATGGACACCTGGACCTTTTCCTTCGCTTCCTTCTCGGTCTGTCACTCCAGTCCAATCGGCGACTCTTACGAGGTCTGCTGACACAGCAAGACAGCAATGACCAGAGCAAAACTGAAATAGTTCAGTACATCAAGCAGAAATTGGAAGCTAATCTGTCTACAGAGAGATCAATCAATCTGTTctactgtctgaatgaactgaatgATCAAACTCTGGTGAAAGAGATTCAGACTCACCTCAGCAAAGGGAATCTCTCATCTTCTGACCTTTCACCTGCCCAGTGGTCTGCTTTGACCTTTGTTTTGTTGACGTCAGAAGAGGAACTGGAAGAGTTTGAGCTTCAGAAATTTAAGAAATCAGACGAGTGTCTTATTAGATTGTTATCAGTCATCAAAACCTCAAAAAGAGCTAT gcTGAATGATTGTGACTTAACAGAGAGAAGCTGTTCAGCTCTGGCTACAGTTCTTGGATCAGATACCAATCTGAAAGAACTGAAcatgaacaataataatttgCAGAATTCAGGTGTGAAGCTGCTCTGCACTGCACTGGAGAATGTAAAGTGTGAactggagatactgag actttcagactgcagtatcactgaagaaggttataaagctctggctacagctctgaaatcaaacccttcacatctgatagagctggatctaacaggaaatgatcctggacaatcaggagtgaaggagctcaatgatttactacaggatccaaactgtcaactgaAGACACTGAG GTTTTTGggtcctgctgcagatgaagcctgtcagtTTGTGACTAAAGTTGTGGGTAAAAACCCACTACTCCTAAAAGAGCTAAATCTGAGTGAACATGAACTAGGAGACACACAAGTGAATCAAATCgctgctctactgcaggataaacactgtcaaCTCAATACACTGAT GCTGCGTGATTGTGGCCTAACAGAGGAAAGCTGTGTAGTTCTCGCTACAGTCCTGATATCAAACCCCATTCTTAAAGAGCTTGACATGAGTAACAATAATATACAGAATTCAGGAGTCAAGAAACTCCAGAACGGATTGGAAAGTGCAAACTGCAAACTGGAGAAACTCAG actTTCAAACTGCAGTATCAcagaagaaggttataaagctctggcttcagctctgagatcaaacccttcacacctgatagagctggatctcacaggaaatgatcctggacaatcaggagtgaaggagctcaatgatttactacaggatccaaactgtcaactgaagacactgag GTTTTTGAgtcctgctgcagatgaagcctgtcagtatgtgactgAAGTTGTGGGTAAAAACCTGTTACTtctgagagaactgaatctgGGTGAATGTGAACTAGGGCATTCAGGATTTAAGAAACTTGCTGCTgtactgcaggataaacactgcAAACTCAACACGCTGAT TCTGAATAACAGAAATATCACAGCAGAAGATTGTTGTGTTCTGACTGAAGCTTTAAATTCAAACCCTTCAAACCTGATAGAGCTTGATCTGAGTGgaaataaactaggagactcaGGAAATGAGAAGATCTGTCATCTGTTGGAAAATACACATTGCAAATTGGAAAAACTGAA tctttcagactgcagtatcactgaagaaggttataaagctctggcttcagctctgagatcaaacccttcacacctgatagagctggatctcacaggaaatgatcctggacaaacaggagtgaaggagctcagtgatttactacaggatgaAAGTTGTAAATTGACAACCATCAG GTTTCTGAAAAGTCTTGCTGCAGAGGAAGCATGTGATTATCTCACTAAAGTTCTGGGTACAAGTCCATTAATACTGACAGAACTGGATCTGAGTGAAGATAAATTAGGAGACCTGGATGGAGAGAAACTCTCTGCTCTTTTGATGGATTCTCATAGCATAGTGGAAAAAATGAA